A single window of Nocardioides kongjuensis DNA harbors:
- a CDS encoding SDR family NAD(P)-dependent oxidoreductase — protein MGRFDGRVAVITGAARGIGFGTASRYAEEGASVAIVDLDEAAAAEAAAKLPLTEGAKAIGVGANVSDAASVDAAIERVVAELGGIHILVNNAGITRDNLLFKMTEDDWDLVMGVHLKGAFLMTKAAQKHFVEQKYGKVVNISSISALGNRGQANYSAAKMGIQGFTRTLGIELGPFGINVNAVAPGFIATEMTDATAARLKLDVDEFRRLNAEANPVKRVGFPEDIAAAVTFLSSDEASYITGQTLYVDGGISLGT, from the coding sequence ATGGGTCGTTTCGACGGGCGAGTGGCCGTCATCACCGGAGCCGCACGAGGGATCGGGTTCGGCACCGCCAGCCGCTACGCCGAGGAGGGCGCATCGGTCGCGATCGTCGACCTCGACGAGGCCGCTGCCGCCGAGGCCGCGGCCAAGCTGCCCCTGACCGAGGGCGCCAAGGCCATCGGCGTGGGCGCGAACGTCTCCGACGCCGCGTCGGTCGACGCCGCGATCGAGCGGGTCGTCGCCGAGCTCGGCGGGATCCACATCCTGGTGAACAACGCGGGCATCACCCGCGACAACCTGCTGTTCAAGATGACCGAGGACGACTGGGACCTGGTCATGGGCGTGCACCTCAAGGGTGCGTTCTTGATGACCAAGGCTGCTCAGAAGCACTTCGTGGAGCAGAAGTACGGCAAGGTCGTGAACATCTCCTCGATCTCCGCGCTGGGCAACCGGGGCCAGGCCAACTACTCGGCGGCCAAGATGGGCATCCAGGGCTTCACCCGGACCCTGGGCATCGAGCTGGGCCCGTTCGGGATCAACGTCAACGCGGTGGCGCCCGGGTTCATCGCGACCGAGATGACCGATGCCACCGCGGCCCGGCTCAAGCTCGACGTCGACGAGTTCCGCCGCCTCAACGCCGAGGCCAACCCGGTCAAGCGGGTCGGCTTCCCCGAGGACATCGCCGCCGCGGTGACCTTCCTGTCCAGCGACGAGGCGTCGTACATCACCGGCCAGACGCTCTACGTCGACGGCGGCATCTCGCTCGGAACCTGA
- a CDS encoding TetR/AcrR family transcriptional regulator, whose protein sequence is MTTRDTVLAAAQRLLTTDPTASMAQIATAAGVGRATVHRHFASREDLLHEIGRRSLDRWAATLVEAEVTDVIASADPERIRACIEEILGRFVIDAHELGIALTDPTVLNAADLHERATALFADEVALYAAAQAAGVLRSDVPARWLGHSVYGLLVAARDALVAGDIARNDAQALVRSTFLEGGAAR, encoded by the coding sequence ATGACCACCCGGGACACGGTGCTGGCCGCCGCCCAGCGCCTGCTCACCACGGACCCGACCGCGTCGATGGCGCAGATCGCCACCGCGGCCGGCGTGGGCCGCGCGACCGTTCACCGCCACTTCGCCAGCCGTGAGGACCTGCTCCACGAGATCGGCCGGCGCTCCCTCGACCGCTGGGCGGCGACGCTCGTCGAGGCCGAGGTCACCGACGTCATCGCCTCGGCCGACCCCGAGCGCATCCGGGCCTGCATCGAGGAGATCCTCGGTCGGTTCGTCATCGACGCCCACGAGCTCGGCATCGCGCTGACCGACCCGACCGTGCTCAACGCCGCCGACCTGCACGAGCGCGCGACGGCGCTGTTCGCCGACGAGGTCGCGCTCTACGCCGCCGCACAGGCGGCCGGCGTGCTGCGCTCCGACGTACCCGCTCGCTGGCTGGGGCACAGCGTCTACGGCCTGCTCGTCGCCGCGCGCGACGCTCTCGTCGCAGGCGACATCGCCCGCAACGACGCCCAGGCGCTGGTCCGCTCCACGTTCCTCGAGGGAGGTGCTGCACGATGA
- a CDS encoding YqgE/AlgH family protein, with protein sequence MSSELSAGRLLLASPDLLDPNFVDTVVLLLDVNDEGALGVVLNRPTALPVSEVLGEWGEVVEEPEVLFQGGPVATDGALAVALAAPGGENAAGFRVLWDRLGLLDLDTPRELVDGTVDRLRIFAGYAGWGAGQLEAEIAEGSWYVVPSRVDDVFLGDTHDLRRQVLRRQPGDLAFHATRPADPELN encoded by the coding sequence ATGTCCAGCGAGCTGAGCGCCGGACGCCTGTTGCTGGCGTCGCCCGACCTGCTCGACCCCAACTTCGTCGACACCGTCGTGCTCCTGCTCGACGTCAACGACGAGGGGGCCCTCGGCGTCGTCCTCAACCGCCCCACCGCACTGCCGGTCTCCGAGGTGCTGGGGGAGTGGGGCGAGGTCGTCGAGGAGCCCGAGGTCCTCTTCCAGGGCGGCCCGGTCGCGACCGACGGTGCCCTCGCCGTCGCCCTGGCGGCACCCGGCGGCGAGAACGCCGCCGGCTTCCGGGTGCTGTGGGACCGGCTCGGGCTGCTCGACCTCGACACCCCGCGCGAGCTCGTCGACGGCACCGTCGACCGGTTGCGGATCTTCGCCGGGTACGCCGGCTGGGGCGCCGGCCAGCTCGAGGCCGAGATCGCCGAGGGCAGCTGGTACGTCGTCCCCAGCCGGGTCGACGACGTCTTCCTCGGTGACACCCACGACCTGCGCCGTCAGGTGCTGCGTCGCCAGCCCGGCGACCTCGCGTTCCACGCCACCCGGCCGGCGGACCCGGAGCTCAACTGA
- a CDS encoding TetR family transcriptional regulator has product MAKASVSKLVPKVPVPGVPGASRRAAYSASTKRALVDVAEQLFAEKGYAATSLDAIVSGARVTKGALYHHFSGKQALFESVFERVEQEAAKRIQKSLRGQKDPWRKATEGLRAFLDVVQEPPYRRIVIQDGPAVLGYERYREQEERSTFANIVEIVRATLDAGSWDLDEDMLQTFARIFFGAMSSAGESVATAADPEAAARRVEGAIGFLLAGVQSLVEQGVAMPSTLDEDDEDGEAADPE; this is encoded by the coding sequence GTGGCGAAGGCATCGGTGTCCAAACTCGTCCCCAAGGTCCCCGTGCCCGGGGTGCCCGGGGCGTCCCGCCGGGCGGCGTACTCCGCCTCCACCAAGCGGGCCCTGGTCGACGTCGCCGAGCAGCTCTTCGCCGAGAAGGGGTACGCCGCGACCTCCCTCGACGCCATCGTGTCCGGCGCGCGGGTGACCAAGGGCGCGCTCTACCACCACTTCTCGGGCAAGCAGGCGCTCTTCGAGTCCGTCTTCGAGCGGGTCGAGCAGGAGGCCGCCAAGCGGATCCAGAAGTCGCTGCGCGGCCAGAAGGACCCCTGGCGCAAGGCGACCGAGGGCCTGCGCGCGTTCCTCGACGTGGTCCAGGAGCCGCCGTACCGCCGGATCGTGATCCAGGACGGTCCGGCCGTGCTCGGCTACGAGCGCTACCGCGAGCAGGAGGAGCGCTCGACCTTCGCCAACATCGTCGAGATCGTCCGCGCCACCCTCGATGCCGGCTCCTGGGACCTCGACGAGGACATGCTGCAGACGTTCGCGCGGATCTTCTTCGGCGCGATGTCCTCGGCCGGCGAGTCCGTCGCCACGGCCGCCGACCCGGAGGCCGCGGCCCGGCGGGTCGAGGGCGCGATCGGGTTCCTGCTCGCGGGCGTGCAGAGCCTCGTCGAGCAGGGCGTCGCGATGCCGAGCACGCTCGACGAGGACGACGAGGACGGCGAGGCCGCCGACCCGGAGTGA
- a CDS encoding DUF3048 domain-containing protein — protein sequence MRPSIIRRALPASLVVLSLALAGCGGGDDGGKKSSGGGDAPTTASETPAPPATWPLTGELTQGGADPARKHPAYIVKIDNSVDSDPQIGIGKADLVVEELVEGGITRLAVFFYEKLPEKAGPVRSMRLTDVGIAKPLGATIVTSGAAPVTLNGIRKAGIKFLDMNNPNVVRINDGTHDSLHSVMADLKKIGASARGTATRPDDYLPFGDSPLPAGAPATTIDAKLSAGRTSHWKYDGSKYVLQNGYMADGDVFKPDTVIAATVRTSLAPYKDPAGNPVPVSHFEGKGKAVIFHGGQAIDVTWEKADEGAELTFKDAAGNEVELPAGRTWLELVPGKGAASTGSVTYN from the coding sequence GTGCGTCCTTCGATCATCCGCCGTGCCCTGCCCGCCTCGCTCGTCGTGCTGAGCCTCGCGCTCGCCGGCTGCGGGGGTGGTGACGACGGCGGGAAGAAGTCGAGCGGCGGGGGCGACGCCCCGACCACGGCCAGCGAGACGCCGGCGCCGCCGGCCACGTGGCCGCTGACCGGCGAGCTGACCCAGGGCGGGGCGGACCCGGCGCGCAAGCACCCGGCGTACATCGTCAAGATCGACAACTCCGTCGACAGCGACCCGCAGATCGGCATCGGCAAGGCCGACCTGGTGGTCGAGGAGCTGGTCGAGGGCGGGATCACCCGGCTCGCCGTGTTCTTCTACGAGAAGCTGCCCGAGAAGGCCGGCCCGGTCCGGTCGATGCGCCTCACCGACGTCGGCATCGCCAAGCCGCTCGGCGCCACCATCGTCACCTCGGGCGCGGCCCCGGTGACGCTCAACGGCATCCGCAAGGCCGGCATCAAGTTCCTCGACATGAACAACCCCAACGTGGTGCGCATCAACGACGGCACCCACGACTCGCTGCACAGCGTCATGGCCGACCTGAAGAAGATCGGCGCCTCGGCACGCGGCACCGCCACCCGCCCCGACGACTACCTGCCGTTCGGCGACAGCCCGCTCCCGGCCGGCGCGCCCGCGACCACGATCGACGCCAAGCTCTCCGCCGGGCGCACCTCGCACTGGAAGTACGACGGCTCGAAGTACGTCCTGCAGAACGGCTACATGGCCGACGGCGACGTCTTCAAGCCCGACACCGTGATCGCGGCGACCGTGCGCACCAGCCTGGCGCCCTACAAGGACCCCGCCGGCAACCCGGTCCCGGTCTCGCACTTCGAGGGCAAGGGCAAGGCGGTCATCTTCCACGGCGGCCAGGCCATCGACGTCACCTGGGAGAAGGCCGACGAGGGTGCCGAGCTGACCTTCAAGGACGCCGCGGGCAACGAGGTCGAGCTGCCCGCCGGCCGGACCTGGCTCGAGCTGGTGCCCGGCAAGGGCGCCGCGTCGACCGGTTCGGTCACCTACAACTGA
- a CDS encoding SigE family RNA polymerase sigma factor produces MIEPVPDSFDAFARSQAPQLYRAAWLLCGERTQAEDLVQETLAKVYVRMHRRLGPRLDNPAAYAHTVLTRTFISSRRRRSSTETPYADLPGLGSAATADHAEATDLRLALTEALAGLAPVDRAVVVLRHLEDLSVEEVAEVLGLSPGAVRNRSMRALARMREEVAR; encoded by the coding sequence ATGATCGAGCCCGTGCCCGACTCCTTCGACGCCTTCGCGCGCAGCCAGGCCCCGCAGCTGTACCGCGCGGCCTGGCTGCTGTGCGGCGAGCGGACCCAGGCCGAGGACCTGGTCCAGGAGACGCTGGCGAAGGTCTACGTGCGGATGCACCGTCGGCTCGGGCCCCGCCTGGACAACCCGGCGGCCTACGCGCACACGGTGCTGACCCGCACCTTCATCAGCAGCCGCCGGCGCCGGAGCAGCACCGAGACGCCCTACGCCGACCTGCCGGGACTCGGGTCGGCGGCCACCGCCGACCACGCCGAGGCCACCGACCTGCGTCTCGCGCTCACCGAGGCCCTCGCCGGGCTGGCGCCGGTGGACCGGGCGGTCGTGGTGCTGCGGCACCTCGAGGACCTGTCGGTCGAGGAGGTGGCCGAGGTGCTCGGCCTGAGCCCGGGGGCGGTGCGGAACCGGAGCATGCGCGCGCTGGCGCGCATGCGGGAGGAGGTAGCGCGATGA
- a CDS encoding MFS transporter yields MTTTLGQRSAEVRGRRRWGGLAVLAASLLVVVMDMTVLNVALPDLTEDLHAGALAQLWIVDVYSLVLAGLLVPVAALADRWGRRRMLLTGFTIFAVASLAALVARSPGDVIAVRALLGLGGAMIMPATLSLIRALFPDARERAFALGLWAATAAVGGAVGPIVGGALLSAFSWHAAFLVNVPLMVVALVAGLLLLPESRSERPGRVDAIGTVLSVAGMVTAVYGVKHLGKGDLDVVTLLVLVAGVAMLALFVRRCLRQDEPMLAVRLFANPVFRSGVATALVSSTAMMALLFVGSQWLQLVQGWSPLVAGVALLPMALGGLVGPPLAPSVAARFGARTVVVAGLVVLAAGLLVLWLLPRPMPYAGIAVSLLLVGFGTAALGLASALIMGAAPAHQAGSAAAVEEMSYEVGGVLGIAVLGSLAGVVYRHGLPSGAPDAAVESVTGALGTAVEPAALASYTDAFGIVGLAGAVITLLVAVVVWRGLPEDVDVSGGH; encoded by the coding sequence ATGACCACGACCCTGGGTCAGCGGTCCGCCGAGGTGCGGGGCCGCCGTCGTTGGGGCGGCCTGGCCGTGCTCGCGGCCAGCCTGCTCGTCGTCGTGATGGACATGACCGTCCTCAACGTCGCGCTTCCCGACCTCACCGAGGACCTGCACGCCGGGGCGCTGGCCCAGCTGTGGATCGTCGACGTCTACTCGCTCGTCCTCGCCGGGCTGCTCGTGCCGGTCGCCGCGCTCGCCGACCGCTGGGGCCGGCGCCGGATGCTGCTCACCGGCTTCACGATCTTCGCCGTCGCCTCGCTCGCCGCGCTCGTCGCGCGCAGCCCCGGCGACGTGATCGCCGTGCGCGCCCTGCTCGGGCTCGGCGGCGCCATGATCATGCCGGCCACGCTCTCCCTGATCCGCGCGCTGTTCCCCGACGCCCGGGAGCGGGCCTTCGCCCTCGGGCTGTGGGCCGCGACCGCCGCGGTCGGCGGCGCGGTCGGGCCGATCGTCGGCGGCGCGCTGCTCAGCGCGTTCAGCTGGCACGCCGCCTTCCTCGTCAACGTGCCGCTCATGGTCGTCGCGCTCGTCGCGGGCCTGCTGCTGCTGCCCGAGAGCCGCTCGGAGCGGCCGGGCCGGGTGGACGCGATCGGCACCGTGCTCTCGGTCGCCGGCATGGTCACCGCCGTCTACGGCGTCAAGCACCTCGGCAAGGGCGACCTCGACGTCGTCACGCTGCTCGTGCTCGTCGCGGGCGTCGCGATGCTGGCGCTGTTCGTGCGGCGCTGCCTGCGCCAGGACGAGCCGATGCTCGCCGTACGCCTGTTCGCGAACCCGGTCTTCCGCTCGGGTGTGGCGACCGCGCTGGTGAGCAGCACGGCGATGATGGCGCTGCTGTTCGTGGGCTCGCAGTGGTTGCAGCTGGTCCAGGGCTGGAGCCCGCTGGTGGCCGGCGTCGCGCTGCTGCCCATGGCCCTCGGCGGCCTGGTCGGGCCGCCGCTGGCCCCGAGCGTCGCCGCCCGGTTCGGCGCGCGCACCGTGGTCGTCGCCGGTCTCGTGGTCCTCGCTGCCGGCCTGCTCGTGCTGTGGCTGCTGCCCCGGCCGATGCCGTACGCCGGCATCGCGGTCTCCCTGCTCCTCGTCGGCTTCGGCACGGCGGCGCTGGGCCTGGCCTCCGCGCTGATCATGGGCGCCGCGCCCGCGCACCAGGCGGGCTCGGCGGCCGCGGTCGAGGAGATGTCCTACGAGGTCGGTGGCGTGCTGGGCATCGCCGTGCTGGGCAGCCTCGCCGGCGTCGTCTACCGTCACGGCCTCCCGTCCGGCGCTCCCGACGCCGCCGTGGAGTCGGTCACCGGCGCGCTCGGGACCGCCGTGGAGCCGGCCGCGCTGGCGTCGTACACCGACGCGTTCGGGATCGTCGGCCTCGCCGGCGCCGTGATCACGCTGCTGGTCGCGGTCGTCGTGTGGCGCGGGCTCCCGGAGGACGTCGATGTCTCCGGAGGGCACTAG